The Euphorbia lathyris chromosome 2, ddEupLath1.1, whole genome shotgun sequence genome includes a window with the following:
- the LOC136217353 gene encoding metal tolerance protein 1 isoform X1 yields MKSITGYSTFLPTDSKSSVQDYEQDSLMEAQNPQPGQIIEISVDVPDGETRVVGSKVCGEAPCGFSDAGVISKDAKERSASMRKLLMAVALCVVFMSVEVVGGIKANSLSILTDAAHLLSDVAAFAISLFSLWAAGWEATPRQSYGFFRIEILGALVSIQLIWLLAGILVYEAIVRLIHDTGDVDGFLMFLVAAFGLVVNIIMAFLLGHDHGHGHGHDDHSHGFGHSHGSTIITHHDHHHHGHHHHKEQSKDEHHDHEEPSHVEKHPASEHAKEHTETLLNEGKGKGEKKKRNINVQGAYLHVLGDSIQSIGVMIGGGIIWYKPEWKIVDLICTLIFSVVVLGTTIQMLRNILEVLMESTPREIDARKLEKGLLEMDEVMAIHELHIWAITVGKVLLACHVKIRPEANPDIVLDNVVDYIRREYNISHVTIQIER; encoded by the exons ATGAAATCAATCACAGGATATTCCACATTTCTCCCAACTGATAGCAAAAGCTCCGTGCAGGATTATGAGCAGGATTCACTG ATGGAAGCACAAAATCCTCAACCTGGCCAAATCATTGAAATAAGTGTTGATGTTCCTGATGGGGAAACCAGAGTTGTTGGGAGCAAGGTATGCGGGGAAGCACCTTGTGGATTCTCAGATGCTGGAGTTATCTCCAAGGATGCCAAAGAACGATCAGCCTCCATGCGGAAGCTCTTGATGGCAGTGGCACTTTGTGTGGTCTTCATGAGTGTTGAAGTAGTTGGAGGCATAAAGGCGAACAGCCTTTCAATATTGACTGATGCTGCACATTTGCTTTCAGATGTTGCAGCTTTTGCTATCTCCTTGTTCTCTTTGTGGGCAGCTGGCTGGGAAGCAACACCCCGTCAATCATATGGATTTTTCAGAATTGAGATTCTTGGTGCACTTGTTTCCATACAGCTCATATGGTTGCTTGCTGGGATTTTGGTATATGAAGCTATCGTTAGGCTCATTCATGATACAGGGGATGTGGATGGCTTTTTAATGTTTCTGGTTGCTGCATTTGGTCTTGTGGTGAATATTATCATGGCTTTTCTGTTGGGTCATGATCATGGGCATGGCCATGGCCATGATGATCACAGTCATGGGTTTGGGCACAGCCATGGAAGTACAATTATCACTCATCATGATCACCATCATCATGGCCATCACCATCACAAGGAGCAATCGAAAGATGAACACCATGATCATGAAGAGCCATCCCATGTTGAGAAACATCCTGCTTCTGAACATGCTAAAGAACATACTGAGACATTACTAAATGAAGGAAAAGGCAAGGGTGAAAAAAAGAAACGAAACATAAACGTACAAGGAGCTTATCTCCATGTACTTGGGGATTCAATCCAGAGTATTGGGGTAATGATTGGAGGTGGAATCATATGGTATAAGCCTGAGTGGAAGATAGTTGATCTGATCTGCACCTTAATTTTTTCAGTTGTTGTTTTGGGTACAACCATTCAAATGCTGAGGAACATACTTGAAGTCTTGATGGAAAGCACACCAAGAGAGATAGATGCTAGAAAGCTGGAAAAGGGATTGTTGGAGATGGATGAAGTGATGGCCATTCACGAGCTGCACATATGGGCCATCACAGTTGGTAAGGTTCTCCTTGCCTGTCATGTGAAAATCAGGCCAGAGGCAAATCCTGACATAGTTCTAGATAATGTGGTAGACTACATCAGAAGGGAGTACAATATCAGCCATGTCACTATCCAGATAGAGCGTTAG
- the LOC136217353 gene encoding metal tolerance protein 1 isoform X2, producing the protein MMEAQNPQPGQIIEISVDVPDGETRVVGSKVCGEAPCGFSDAGVISKDAKERSASMRKLLMAVALCVVFMSVEVVGGIKANSLSILTDAAHLLSDVAAFAISLFSLWAAGWEATPRQSYGFFRIEILGALVSIQLIWLLAGILVYEAIVRLIHDTGDVDGFLMFLVAAFGLVVNIIMAFLLGHDHGHGHGHDDHSHGFGHSHGSTIITHHDHHHHGHHHHKEQSKDEHHDHEEPSHVEKHPASEHAKEHTETLLNEGKGKGEKKKRNINVQGAYLHVLGDSIQSIGVMIGGGIIWYKPEWKIVDLICTLIFSVVVLGTTIQMLRNILEVLMESTPREIDARKLEKGLLEMDEVMAIHELHIWAITVGKVLLACHVKIRPEANPDIVLDNVVDYIRREYNISHVTIQIER; encoded by the exons ATG ATGGAAGCACAAAATCCTCAACCTGGCCAAATCATTGAAATAAGTGTTGATGTTCCTGATGGGGAAACCAGAGTTGTTGGGAGCAAGGTATGCGGGGAAGCACCTTGTGGATTCTCAGATGCTGGAGTTATCTCCAAGGATGCCAAAGAACGATCAGCCTCCATGCGGAAGCTCTTGATGGCAGTGGCACTTTGTGTGGTCTTCATGAGTGTTGAAGTAGTTGGAGGCATAAAGGCGAACAGCCTTTCAATATTGACTGATGCTGCACATTTGCTTTCAGATGTTGCAGCTTTTGCTATCTCCTTGTTCTCTTTGTGGGCAGCTGGCTGGGAAGCAACACCCCGTCAATCATATGGATTTTTCAGAATTGAGATTCTTGGTGCACTTGTTTCCATACAGCTCATATGGTTGCTTGCTGGGATTTTGGTATATGAAGCTATCGTTAGGCTCATTCATGATACAGGGGATGTGGATGGCTTTTTAATGTTTCTGGTTGCTGCATTTGGTCTTGTGGTGAATATTATCATGGCTTTTCTGTTGGGTCATGATCATGGGCATGGCCATGGCCATGATGATCACAGTCATGGGTTTGGGCACAGCCATGGAAGTACAATTATCACTCATCATGATCACCATCATCATGGCCATCACCATCACAAGGAGCAATCGAAAGATGAACACCATGATCATGAAGAGCCATCCCATGTTGAGAAACATCCTGCTTCTGAACATGCTAAAGAACATACTGAGACATTACTAAATGAAGGAAAAGGCAAGGGTGAAAAAAAGAAACGAAACATAAACGTACAAGGAGCTTATCTCCATGTACTTGGGGATTCAATCCAGAGTATTGGGGTAATGATTGGAGGTGGAATCATATGGTATAAGCCTGAGTGGAAGATAGTTGATCTGATCTGCACCTTAATTTTTTCAGTTGTTGTTTTGGGTACAACCATTCAAATGCTGAGGAACATACTTGAAGTCTTGATGGAAAGCACACCAAGAGAGATAGATGCTAGAAAGCTGGAAAAGGGATTGTTGGAGATGGATGAAGTGATGGCCATTCACGAGCTGCACATATGGGCCATCACAGTTGGTAAGGTTCTCCTTGCCTGTCATGTGAAAATCAGGCCAGAGGCAAATCCTGACATAGTTCTAGATAATGTGGTAGACTACATCAGAAGGGAGTACAATATCAGCCATGTCACTATCCAGATAGAGCGTTAG
- the LOC136217353 gene encoding metal tolerance protein 1 isoform X3, with the protein MEAQNPQPGQIIEISVDVPDGETRVVGSKVCGEAPCGFSDAGVISKDAKERSASMRKLLMAVALCVVFMSVEVVGGIKANSLSILTDAAHLLSDVAAFAISLFSLWAAGWEATPRQSYGFFRIEILGALVSIQLIWLLAGILVYEAIVRLIHDTGDVDGFLMFLVAAFGLVVNIIMAFLLGHDHGHGHGHDDHSHGFGHSHGSTIITHHDHHHHGHHHHKEQSKDEHHDHEEPSHVEKHPASEHAKEHTETLLNEGKGKGEKKKRNINVQGAYLHVLGDSIQSIGVMIGGGIIWYKPEWKIVDLICTLIFSVVVLGTTIQMLRNILEVLMESTPREIDARKLEKGLLEMDEVMAIHELHIWAITVGKVLLACHVKIRPEANPDIVLDNVVDYIRREYNISHVTIQIER; encoded by the coding sequence ATGGAAGCACAAAATCCTCAACCTGGCCAAATCATTGAAATAAGTGTTGATGTTCCTGATGGGGAAACCAGAGTTGTTGGGAGCAAGGTATGCGGGGAAGCACCTTGTGGATTCTCAGATGCTGGAGTTATCTCCAAGGATGCCAAAGAACGATCAGCCTCCATGCGGAAGCTCTTGATGGCAGTGGCACTTTGTGTGGTCTTCATGAGTGTTGAAGTAGTTGGAGGCATAAAGGCGAACAGCCTTTCAATATTGACTGATGCTGCACATTTGCTTTCAGATGTTGCAGCTTTTGCTATCTCCTTGTTCTCTTTGTGGGCAGCTGGCTGGGAAGCAACACCCCGTCAATCATATGGATTTTTCAGAATTGAGATTCTTGGTGCACTTGTTTCCATACAGCTCATATGGTTGCTTGCTGGGATTTTGGTATATGAAGCTATCGTTAGGCTCATTCATGATACAGGGGATGTGGATGGCTTTTTAATGTTTCTGGTTGCTGCATTTGGTCTTGTGGTGAATATTATCATGGCTTTTCTGTTGGGTCATGATCATGGGCATGGCCATGGCCATGATGATCACAGTCATGGGTTTGGGCACAGCCATGGAAGTACAATTATCACTCATCATGATCACCATCATCATGGCCATCACCATCACAAGGAGCAATCGAAAGATGAACACCATGATCATGAAGAGCCATCCCATGTTGAGAAACATCCTGCTTCTGAACATGCTAAAGAACATACTGAGACATTACTAAATGAAGGAAAAGGCAAGGGTGAAAAAAAGAAACGAAACATAAACGTACAAGGAGCTTATCTCCATGTACTTGGGGATTCAATCCAGAGTATTGGGGTAATGATTGGAGGTGGAATCATATGGTATAAGCCTGAGTGGAAGATAGTTGATCTGATCTGCACCTTAATTTTTTCAGTTGTTGTTTTGGGTACAACCATTCAAATGCTGAGGAACATACTTGAAGTCTTGATGGAAAGCACACCAAGAGAGATAGATGCTAGAAAGCTGGAAAAGGGATTGTTGGAGATGGATGAAGTGATGGCCATTCACGAGCTGCACATATGGGCCATCACAGTTGGTAAGGTTCTCCTTGCCTGTCATGTGAAAATCAGGCCAGAGGCAAATCCTGACATAGTTCTAGATAATGTGGTAGACTACATCAGAAGGGAGTACAATATCAGCCATGTCACTATCCAGATAGAGCGTTAG